GGATGCTCTTGCGCTTGACCCCGGTTACGTAGAAGCAGCGCTCCTTATAAACAAACTGTTCTTTACGCAGGATCGATACGAAGATGTACTGGAAATCGCTCAGATGCTGGTGGCAGAAGGAGAAGAAGAACCGCAGCTGACATGGGATCTTGCGAAAGCTTTTGAGGGGCTTGAACAATATAATCATGCATTAAAACAATACCGGGCTGCATATACTTATTTTAAGAATCACGAAGAGTTCCTGACAGAGTACGGTCAATTCTTGGTTGAAGAAGGATTTAGGGGAGACGCGATAGAAGTATATAAACAACTCCTCGATATGGATCCTTCAAATGACGAATGGCAGGATCTGATTGAAAGATTGCAAGACTGACAACCATGGATGTGACGGCAGGCCGGTAAAAGCTGCAAATGAATGTTGGAAATTGAGCATGAGACTCCGTATATTAATTAAATTGGATTTCGCAGAGGAGGGAAACCTATGACCACCCCTGTTTCTGTCAACGAGAAGAAAGAATTTATTCGCTGGTTTTTAAATCGCTATCAATTGAAAAGAAGAGAATGTGTCTGGATATTAAATTATTTGATGAGCCATGATCAGTTAATGAAGAAAGTCCATTTTGTCGAGGAATCCCAATATTGTCCGAGAGGCTTAGTCATGTCGACCCATTGTGTTGAAGACGTCCCGTTTCGTTTCTACAAAGAAAACATCATGACTACAGACGCTGAAAAATCGTTTCATGATATCCGATTAAATAAGGATGAAGATATTTATATTCAATTAAACTTCAGTAAAGCCAATTCAAGTTACCAATTCGCAGCGGTGCTGGAAGAGAATCCGTTTATGCCGAAATACCTGTTGATCAATGAAAAGGACCGCATAGTTGCAGAACAGTTCTTGAAAGAAAGTCTTCACTCATTTCAAAAGAATCGTCTATTAGAAGCAATCGATAATGCTTTGGATAAAGGTGATAAAGACAACTTTACTAAATTAACGGAAGAGCTGAATAAACTCGTGAAAAAAGAATGAAGGAATCCTTCATTCTTTTTTTCTTGTCAGTCATACCTTCCATATTTTTGTACATACTACAGAATAAGTGAATTCGCTTTTATTGAGGGAGTAATAAATGATATGATGGGAGGAGCTAAAGAATAGAAAAAGTGAGGGAATTAGATGAATTGGAATGTTAAAGATATTGAAGTTTTTGAAACTGAGAAAGAATACATAGATACCGCTGTTATCCCGCTTATTCCCATTGATTTTTTTAAGGAAATCAAGGCTTCAGCCGCTCAGACCGAATTTATTACACTGCTGACCTTCCATTTGGAAAGGCAATTCAAGGGGAGGATGATCATTACTCCTCTATTCACTTATCTAATGGGGACTACTGAAGATAAGACCGGGGAGCTCAAGAATTGGGAGGCAAGGTTGAAAGAAAGCGGTGTCAAACATGTTTTCTTTTTAACTTCCGACAGCGGGTGGAAAACATCGGAACAAAATCTTAATGACCAATTGATCTGGGTGCCGTCCATACCACTCGAACATTTGGACGAACAGTATAAGCATTCAATCATGGAAGACCAGGTTAAACAGCTCCTGAATGTCATTGTACAAAAATGGCAAAAAAATTCATAAAAACTTCACATTGTATCCATCTTTTAGTTTATTGAGTTATTGACCTTGTAATAACTTTAATATATCATAGTTATGTCCTAGTTTTATATTTGTGCGAAATATGTCCGATGGACTTACCTTACGCGATAGAGGGGGGAAAAGGATGAGCAAGCAACGTGTATCTAGACGTCAATTCCTTAACTATACACTTACGGGTGTAGGCGGTTTCATGGCTGCGGGAATGCTAATGCCAATGGTTCGATTCGCTGTCGATCCCGTGTTGAAAACTTCAGCAGCAGGAGACTTCATAGCGACGAAGCAAAAAGTGTCAGAAATAACTAATGAGCCTGTTCGTGTCGACTATTCTTATGAACAAAAAGATGCGTGGTACACATCAGAAGTAACTCAAACTGCATGGGTCTATAAGAACAAGGAAGGTAACATCATTGCTCTTTCACCAGTATGTAAGCATCTTGGATGTACAGTCAACTGGGCCGGAGACAAGAATAATCCTAATATGTTCTATTGCCCTTGTCATGGTGGTCTGTATGAGAAAAGCGGTAAAAATGTACCTGGTACACCACCAACAGCACCGTTGGATACATATCCGACCAAAGAGAAAGACGGTATTTTATACCTTGGACAACCTGAACCAAATAAATATGTTAAGTAAGGGGGCGTAATCTGTGCTGAACAAAATCTATGACTGGGTTGACGAGCGTTTGGACATTACGCCTTTGTGGCGAGATATTGCGGATCACGAAGTACCTGAACACGTAAACCCGGCGCATCACTTTTCTGCGTTTGTTTACTGTTTCGGCGGTTTGACATTCTTCGTTACCGTAATACAGATACTATCAGGTATGTTCTTGACTATGTACTATGTACCTGATATTAAAAACGCTTGGGAATCTGTGTATTATCTGCAAAATGAAGTAGCATTCGGGCAAATTGTCCGTGGAATGCATCACTGGGGAGCAAGTTTGGTTATCGTAATGATGTTCTTACATACACTACGTGTATTCTTCCAAGGTGCATACAAAAAACCTCGTGAATTAAACTGGGTTGTAGGAGTACTTATTTTCTTCGTTATGTTAGGGCTTGGATTCACCGGATACCTTTTACCGTGGGATATGAAAGCGCTATTCGCGACGAAGGTTGGGATTGAAATCGCAGCAGCTACACCATTCATTGGTGAGCAAGTGAAGATCTTATTAGCAGGGGATTCGACAATTGTCGGTGCGCAGACACTAACACGTTTCTTCGCTATCCACGTATTCTTCCTGCCTGCAGCTTTACTTGGATTGATGGGAGCTCACTTCCTGATGATCCGTAAGCAAGGTATTTCAGGACCGCTATAAGATACGATTCAATATTAATTAACCTAAATTAGAAGGAGGGGGACACTATGCATCGAGGAAAAGGGATGAAGTTTGTAGGTGATTCTCGTGTACCTGCAGACAGAAAACCGAATATTCCTAAAGACTATTCGGAGTTCCCTGGAAAAACAGAAGCTTTCTGGCCAAACTTCTTATTGAAAGAATGGCTGGTTGGAGCTGTTTTCCTAATCGGTTATCTATGTTTAACGATCGCACACCCGTCACCGCTGGAACGTGTTGCCGATCCGACAGATACCGGGTATATTCCATTACCAGACTGGTATTTCTTATTCTTATACCAATTACTTAAATACACATATGCATCTGGACCTTATAACGTTATCGGAGCATTCATCATTCCGGGAATCGCTTTTGGTGCGCTGCTTCTTGCACCATTCATCGACAGAGGACCTGAGCGCCGTCCTACCAAGCGTCCATTTGCAACAGGATTTATGCTTCTAGCTCTTGCAGCTACGTACTTCTTAACTTGGGAATCCGTTGCGACTCATGACTGGGAAGCAGCGAAAGAACAAGGTAAGATCGTAGCGGAAGCAGAAATCGACAAAGAAGCTGAGGGCTACAAAATCTATGCTGATGCGAAAAACAGCTGTATCACATGTCACGGTGAAAACATGACAGGTGGAGCTGCTGCACCTTCTTTAGTAGGGACAGGATTAAAGCCTGAAGAAATTAAAGAAATCGCTAAAAATGGTAAGCCGCCTGGCATGCCGGCAGGCTTATTCAAAGGCACGGATGAAGAGCTTGATAAACTGGCTGAATTCATTTCCGGCTTAAAAGCAGAATAATAAGAAAAAGAGCCAGCATTCGTTGGCTCTTTTTTTCTACACTAAGACCCAATTTAGAAAGGGGCAAGAAGATGATTTCTTGGCTTTTCTCCTTATTGACGAATAAGACATTTCTATGGCTACTGCTCATCATTAATCTATTGGGGACAATATACGGCTATGTATGGTACATGCCTCAGCTGAGGAATACACCGGAGCAATTTATGATTTTCGTACCGGACAGCCCCACGGCAAGTCTCTTTTTTTGCTTAGTACTTGTCGCATTCTTGTTAAGAAAGAATTGGCCGCTCTTTGAAGTTCTTGCACTTATCACTTTATTTAAGTACGGCGTCTGGGCAGTCGTTATGAACCTGCTGACACTCTGGGTAAGCGGCGAACTGCCTTGGGAAGGATATATGTTGATGGCTTCCCATGGAGCAATGGCAATTCAGGGCATCCTATATTCATCATTTTACCGGGTAAAATTATGGCATTTGGCTGCCGGTGCCCTTTGGACCCTGCATAATGACATGATTGACTATGTTTACATGCAATTCCCTGTTTATTCCAAGCTGTTTCTTTACATACAGAATATAGGGTATTTCACTTTCTGGCTAAGCATTGCATCGATTGCACTAGCATATTACTTCACACAAAAAACGCCGCGTTCCTCATTGCACCCCAACTTTTAGTAGGTTTTTTTTGGTCTACTCTTGTCCACCCCTTCATACACTTTATTAGTAGTTTTAGGGGGGACAAGTATGAAATTCTTGAAAGCAGTGTTTATCGTATTATTTTTATTTTCAGTACCGCAACTAACTCTAGCAGATCACGCTCCGTCTCCAGTGAATGAACTTGACGATATCGCCGATCAAGCACTCCAATTGACCAAAGCCGGAAAATACGAAGAAGCAAAACATTTATTGAACTACTTTTCCGAAGAGTTCACCGCACAAAGCATGCACCAGTCGTTTTCGATGGATGAGTTAAGAATCCTGACGATATCACATAATTTGGCATTAGAAACCATTAACCAGGCCAGTGCCGGCATTGAGCAAAAAGTAAATGCTGTCACAAGGTTCCGGTTAGTTATGGATGCATTATCGAGTCATTACCAGCCCCTATGGGTTGAAATGGAAGATCCCCTCATGGAAGCTTTTAAAGGGGTTAAAACGGCAGCTGAAAGTGGAAACAGTGAACGGTATCATACAGAGCTGAATATGTTTTTAGCTAAATATAACATCATCCAGCCGAGCATCAAACTGGATATACCCGTGGATCAGGCTCAGGCCCTTGACGCAAGGATAACGTATCTGGATCACTATCGCCAGCAAGTGCTGGAAAGCACGGATGCAATGGCTGAACTAACAACCCTTCAAACGGATCTTGAACACCTTTTTGAAAATAAAAAGGAAGATGAGGCTGACCCATCTCTATGGTGGGTAATCATTTCTACCGGGAGTATCATTGTTTCTACATTATCTTACGTAGGTTGGAGAAAATATAAAGGTCAGGGAGAAGAACGTACATCAGAGCGGCAAAAA
This Bacillus sp. Marseille-Q1617 DNA region includes the following protein-coding sequences:
- a CDS encoding ReoY family proteolytic degradation factor, whose product is MTTPVSVNEKKEFIRWFLNRYQLKRRECVWILNYLMSHDQLMKKVHFVEESQYCPRGLVMSTHCVEDVPFRFYKENIMTTDAEKSFHDIRLNKDEDIYIQLNFSKANSSYQFAAVLEENPFMPKYLLINEKDRIVAEQFLKESLHSFQKNRLLEAIDNALDKGDKDNFTKLTEELNKLVKKE
- a CDS encoding YpiF family protein, encoding MNWNVKDIEVFETEKEYIDTAVIPLIPIDFFKEIKASAAQTEFITLLTFHLERQFKGRMIITPLFTYLMGTTEDKTGELKNWEARLKESGVKHVFFLTSDSGWKTSEQNLNDQLIWVPSIPLEHLDEQYKHSIMEDQVKQLLNVIVQKWQKNS
- a CDS encoding ubiquinol-cytochrome c reductase iron-sulfur subunit, with the protein product MSKQRVSRRQFLNYTLTGVGGFMAAGMLMPMVRFAVDPVLKTSAAGDFIATKQKVSEITNEPVRVDYSYEQKDAWYTSEVTQTAWVYKNKEGNIIALSPVCKHLGCTVNWAGDKNNPNMFYCPCHGGLYEKSGKNVPGTPPTAPLDTYPTKEKDGILYLGQPEPNKYVK
- the qcrB gene encoding menaquinol-cytochrome c reductase cytochrome b subunit, with the protein product MLNKIYDWVDERLDITPLWRDIADHEVPEHVNPAHHFSAFVYCFGGLTFFVTVIQILSGMFLTMYYVPDIKNAWESVYYLQNEVAFGQIVRGMHHWGASLVIVMMFLHTLRVFFQGAYKKPRELNWVVGVLIFFVMLGLGFTGYLLPWDMKALFATKVGIEIAAATPFIGEQVKILLAGDSTIVGAQTLTRFFAIHVFFLPAALLGLMGAHFLMIRKQGISGPL
- a CDS encoding menaquinol-cytochrome c reductase cytochrome b/c subunit: MHRGKGMKFVGDSRVPADRKPNIPKDYSEFPGKTEAFWPNFLLKEWLVGAVFLIGYLCLTIAHPSPLERVADPTDTGYIPLPDWYFLFLYQLLKYTYASGPYNVIGAFIIPGIAFGALLLAPFIDRGPERRPTKRPFATGFMLLALAATYFLTWESVATHDWEAAKEQGKIVAEAEIDKEAEGYKIYADAKNSCITCHGENMTGGAAAPSLVGTGLKPEEIKEIAKNGKPPGMPAGLFKGTDEELDKLAEFISGLKAE
- a CDS encoding DUF1405 domain-containing protein codes for the protein MISWLFSLLTNKTFLWLLLIINLLGTIYGYVWYMPQLRNTPEQFMIFVPDSPTASLFFCLVLVAFLLRKNWPLFEVLALITLFKYGVWAVVMNLLTLWVSGELPWEGYMLMASHGAMAIQGILYSSFYRVKLWHLAAGALWTLHNDMIDYVYMQFPVYSKLFLYIQNIGYFTFWLSIASIALAYYFTQKTPRSSLHPNF
- the ypjB gene encoding sporulation protein YpjB, whose protein sequence is MKFLKAVFIVLFLFSVPQLTLADHAPSPVNELDDIADQALQLTKAGKYEEAKHLLNYFSEEFTAQSMHQSFSMDELRILTISHNLALETINQASAGIEQKVNAVTRFRLVMDALSSHYQPLWVEMEDPLMEAFKGVKTAAESGNSERYHTELNMFLAKYNIIQPSIKLDIPVDQAQALDARITYLDHYRQQVLESTDAMAELTTLQTDLEHLFENKKEDEADPSLWWVIISTGSIIVSTLSYVGWRKYKGQGEERTSERQKN